One window of the Lynx canadensis isolate LIC74 chromosome D3, mLynCan4.pri.v2, whole genome shotgun sequence genome contains the following:
- the SDF2L1 gene encoding stromal cell-derived factor 2-like protein 1, with translation MGPSCRSSAGAMWSAGRGRAAGPAFVGLLLTLLVPGSGAAKTGAGLVTCGSVLKLFNTQHRVRLHSHDIKYGSGSGQQSVTGVEASDDANSYWRIRGGSEGGCSRGSPVRCGQAVRLTHVLTGKNLHTHHFPSPLSNNQEVSAFGEDGEGDDLDLWTVRCSGQHWEREAAVRFQHVGTSVFLSVTGEQYGSPIRGQHEVHGMSSANTHNTWKAMEGIFIKPSVDPSAGHDEL, from the exons ATGGGCCCGAGCTGCCGGAGCTCGGCCGGGGCGATGTGGAGCGCGGGCCGCGGCCGAGCTGCCGGACCGGCGTTTGTAGGACTGCTGCTGACTCTCTTGGTGCCAGGCAGCGGTGCCGCCAAGACCGGCGCGGGACTCGTGACCTGCGGGTCGGTGCTGAAGCTGTTCAACACGCAGCACAGGGTGCGGCTGCACTCGCACGATATCAAATACGGATCCG GCAGCGGCCAACAGTCGGTGACTGGCGTGGAGGCGTCTGACGACGCCAATAGCTACTGGCGGATCCGTGGCGGCTCGGAGGGCGGGTGCTCGCGTGGGTCCCCGGTGCGCTGCGGGCAGGCGGTTAGGCTCACGCACGTGCTCACCGGTAAGAACCTACACACGCACCACTTTCCGTCGCCGCTGTCCAATAACCAG GAGGTGAGCGCCTTTGGGGAAGACGGTGAGGGTGACGACCTGGACCTGTGGACCGTGCGCTGCTCAGGGCAGCACTGGGAGCGAGAGGCTGCCGTGCGCTTCCAGCACGTGGGCACCTCCGTGTTCCTGTCGGTTACCGGGGAGCAGTATGGGAGCCCCATCCGTGGGCAGCACGAAGTGCATGGTATGTCCAGTGCCAATACACACAATACGTGGAAGGCCATGGAAGGCATCTTCATCAAACCCAGTGTGGATCCCTCTGCAGGTCACGATGAACTCTGA